From a region of the Rhipicephalus microplus isolate Deutch F79 chromosome X, USDA_Rmic, whole genome shotgun sequence genome:
- the LOC119177226 gene encoding E3 ubiquitin-protein ligase MARCHF8 isoform X3: MPLLQCPRRQKGTDSQANSMEQPPMLSSPAGDEPCKQLQDEMQQAPPPVPTVQQQRRPSSQPSNGQANGNGDMCRICHCEADAENPLISPCYCSGSLRYVHQACLQQWIKSSDTRCCELCKFDFIMHTKIKPFRKWEKLEMSSVEQRKVLCSITFHVVAITCVVWSLYVLIDRTAEEMREGNLDWPFWTKLIVVAIGFTGGLVFMYVQCKMYVQLFRRWRAFNRVIYVQDAPVPDKGAALPTAADLSPPVTVQGTTSSKRPPPANACAPLHDGPTEITVAKDSSPDTPGPDEPRAAS; the protein is encoded by the exons GCGAACAGCATGGAGCAGCCTCCCATGCTGTCTTCTCCAGCCGGGGATGAGCCGTGTAAGCAGCTGCAGGACGAGATGCAGCAGGCGCCACCACCGGTCCCAACTgtccagcagcagcggcggccgtCCTCGCAGCCGTCAAATGGCCAGGCGAACGGCAATGGCGACATGTGTCGCATCTGTCATTGTGAGGCGGATGCAGAGAACCCACTCATCTCGCCTTGCTACTGCTCAGGCAGCCTACGCTACGTGCACCAGGCTTGCCTTCAGCAGTGGATCAAGTCGTCAGACACCCGGTGCTGCGAGCTGTGCAAGTTCGACTTCATCATGCACACAAAGATTAAGCCTTTCCGAAAG TGGGAAAAGCTGGAGATGTCTTCGGTGGAGCAGCGCAAGGTGCTGTGCTCCATCACATTCCACGTTGTGGCCATCACATGCGTGGTATGGTCACTGTACGTGCTCATCGACCGGACAGCAGAGGAAATGCGCGAGGGCAACCTGGACTGGCCCTTCTGGACCAAGCTCATCGTGGTCGCCATCGGCTTCACCGGAGGCCTCGTCTTCATGTACGTCCAGTGCAAGATGTACGTGCAGCTATTTCGCCGCTGGAGGGCCTTCAACAGGGTCATCTACGTCCAAGACGCACCCGTGCCGGACAAGGGTGCTGCGCTGCCTACGGCCGCCGACCTGTCACCGCCAGTCACGGTCCAGGGCACAACTTCCTCGAAGCGACCGCCGCCCGCCAATGCCTGTGCGCCTCTTCACGACGGCCCCACCGAGATCACCGTGGCCAAGGACTCCAGCCCTGACACTCCCGGGCCTGACGAGCCTCGCGCCGCTAGTTGA